In one Oscillospiraceae bacterium genomic region, the following are encoded:
- the yisQ gene encoding putative transporter YisQ: MPRAAALPAARARLKPRGQNNILSLTWPIFIELLLQMLVGNADQIMVGWRDPNGVGAIGNANQITNLLLLVFSVVCTASMILISQYLGAEDTRRVNETYTVSLVMNLIFGLAVSVVLIFGCGPIFRLMGVHADIFEKTCLYMRIIGCGMVFQAVYLTFTAFFRSSQMMKETMIISVVMNVLNIGGNAVLINGAFGLPALGVAGAAVSSGVSRVIGVAIISTLFFKRFGKVVAAKYLRPFPWGQLKRLMRIGVPTGGESLSYNMSQISIQTICNLFAAYVVNTRVYANMFANVTYMLGSALSQAGQVVVARLMGAGDIGGTDRTVKYTLRASVLASLPVSILLCIAAAPVYGLFTKDPEVIALARLIMLIEIPLELGRAVNMVMCRALQACGDIRFPIVICVIDAWLVAVGGGYLLGVVCGWGLAGLWAAMAADECIRAVLFLWRWHSRAWTGKHLLSV, from the coding sequence ATGCCAAGAGCAGCCGCCCTACCCGCCGCCCGCGCCCGGTTGAAGCCCCGCGGGCAGAACAACATCCTGTCCCTGACCTGGCCCATCTTTATCGAGCTGCTGCTCCAGATGCTGGTGGGCAACGCCGACCAGATCATGGTGGGCTGGCGCGACCCCAACGGCGTGGGGGCCATCGGCAACGCCAACCAGATCACCAATCTGCTGCTGCTGGTCTTTTCGGTGGTGTGCACCGCCTCCATGATCCTTATCTCCCAATACCTGGGGGCGGAGGACACGAGGCGGGTGAACGAGACGTACACCGTGTCCCTGGTGATGAACCTGATCTTCGGCCTCGCCGTCTCCGTGGTGCTCATATTCGGCTGCGGGCCCATCTTCCGCCTGATGGGGGTGCACGCGGATATTTTTGAAAAAACCTGCCTCTACATGCGTATTATCGGCTGCGGCATGGTTTTTCAGGCCGTTTACCTCACGTTCACGGCCTTTTTCCGCAGCAGCCAGATGATGAAGGAGACCATGATTATCTCGGTGGTCATGAACGTGTTGAACATCGGCGGCAACGCCGTGCTCATCAACGGGGCCTTCGGCCTGCCCGCCCTGGGCGTGGCGGGGGCGGCGGTGTCCAGCGGGGTGTCCCGCGTGATTGGCGTCGCCATCATCAGCACGCTGTTTTTCAAGCGCTTCGGAAAGGTCGTCGCGGCAAAGTATCTGCGCCCCTTCCCCTGGGGGCAGCTCAAGCGCCTGATGCGCATCGGTGTGCCCACCGGCGGGGAGTCCCTGTCCTACAACATGTCCCAGATCTCCATCCAGACGATCTGCAACCTTTTCGCGGCCTACGTGGTCAACACCCGCGTGTACGCCAACATGTTCGCCAACGTGACCTATATGCTGGGCTCCGCACTCTCCCAGGCCGGGCAGGTGGTGGTGGCCCGGCTGATGGGGGCCGGGGACATCGGCGGCACCGACCGCACCGTCAAATACACCCTGCGCGCCTCGGTGCTGGCCTCGCTGCCCGTGTCCATCCTGCTGTGTATCGCGGCCGCGCCGGTGTATGGCCTGTTCACCAAAGATCCCGAGGTCATCGCGCTGGCCAGGCTCATCATGCTCATCGAAATCCCGCTGGAGCTGGGCCGGGCGGTGAACATGGTCATGTGCCGGGCCCTCCAGGCCTGCGGCGACATCCGCTTCCCCATCGTCATCTGCGTCATCGACGCGTGGCTGGTGGCGGTGGGCGGGGGCTACCTGCTGGGCGTGGTGTGCGGCTGGGGGCTGGCCGGGCTCTGGGCCGCCATGGCCGCCGACGAGTGCATCCGGGCGGTGCTCTTCCTCTGGCGCTGGCACAGCCGCGCCTGGACGGGCAAGCACCTGCTGTCCGTATAA
- a CDS encoding UPF0721 transmembrane protein, which produces MALKLIVYIIAGLGAGIGTGLAGLSAAAVISPMLITFLGFPAYQAVGVSLASDVLASGVSAYTYGKNKNLDIKNGLIMLFTVLVFTLVGSYVASLLPNATMGGFSVVMTFLLGVKFIVRPVLATKSSQEDKSMAKKAVQSVLCGIVVGFICGFIGAGGGMMMLLLLTSVLGYELKTAVGTSVFIMTFTAFTGAASHMAIGGFPDPLALAVCVISTLVGARVAAVFANKADPVLLNRITGVVLAVLGLAMILVKYVF; this is translated from the coding sequence ATGGCGCTCAAGCTCATTGTGTATATCATCGCCGGCCTGGGGGCCGGCATCGGCACCGGGCTGGCGGGCCTGTCCGCGGCGGCGGTCATCTCCCCCATGCTCATCACCTTTCTGGGCTTCCCGGCCTACCAGGCGGTGGGGGTCTCCCTGGCCTCCGACGTGCTGGCCTCCGGCGTGTCGGCCTACACCTACGGGAAAAACAAGAATCTGGACATTAAAAACGGGCTGATCATGCTCTTTACCGTGCTGGTCTTTACCCTGGTGGGCAGCTACGTGGCCTCCCTGCTGCCCAACGCCACCATGGGCGGCTTCTCGGTGGTGATGACCTTCCTGCTGGGCGTCAAATTCATTGTCCGCCCCGTGCTGGCCACAAAGTCCAGCCAGGAGGACAAGAGCATGGCGAAAAAAGCGGTCCAGTCCGTGCTCTGCGGCATCGTGGTGGGCTTTATCTGCGGGTTCATCGGCGCGGGCGGCGGCATGATGATGCTCCTGCTGCTCACCAGCGTGCTGGGGTACGAGCTAAAGACCGCCGTGGGCACCAGCGTGTTCATCATGACCTTCACCGCCTTTACCGGCGCGGCCTCCCATATGGCAATCGGCGGCTTCCCCGACCCGCTGGCCCTGGCGGTGTGCGTCATCTCCACACTGGTGGGCGCCAGGGTGGCCGCGGTATTCGCCAACAAGGCCGACCCCGTGCTCCTCAACCGCATCACGGGCGTGGTCCTGGCGGTGCTGGGCCTGGCCATGATTTTGGTCAAATACGTCTTTTAG
- a CDS encoding patatin family protein, with translation MKTGLVLEGGAIRTIFSSGACDGLLIRRDLAFDYTIGVSAGIAYGVSYLSGQSGRNLEILTKYVNDKRYMGKRNLLKAGNRSYFGLKFTYDDIPNRLVPFDYDTFAAYPGEIEAVVTNLETGGAEYLPVPRRDDKFTVLQATCALPFLFPIYHIGGKPCMDGGAADAIPYERAFEKGCGRVLVILTRERDYVRKPEQLQPLIDRWYRKYPKFCDTMRRRADTYNAARERLFALEREGRVMVLAPKNTRGFSRTERDVEKIKALWQDGYDQAAGRLDEIAAFLGE, from the coding sequence ATGAAAACGGGACTGGTCCTGGAGGGTGGCGCCATCCGCACCATCTTCTCCAGCGGGGCCTGCGACGGCCTGCTGATCCGCAGGGATCTGGCCTTTGACTATACCATCGGCGTGTCCGCGGGCATCGCCTACGGGGTGAGCTATCTCTCCGGGCAGAGCGGGCGCAACCTGGAGATTCTGACAAAATACGTCAACGACAAGCGCTATATGGGCAAGCGGAACCTGCTCAAGGCGGGCAACCGCTCCTACTTCGGCCTGAAGTTCACCTACGACGACATCCCCAACCGCCTGGTGCCCTTTGACTACGATACCTTCGCCGCCTACCCCGGCGAGATCGAGGCGGTGGTCACCAACCTGGAGACCGGCGGGGCGGAGTACCTGCCGGTGCCCCGGCGGGACGACAAGTTCACGGTGCTCCAGGCCACCTGCGCGCTGCCCTTCCTGTTCCCCATCTACCACATCGGCGGCAAGCCCTGCATGGACGGCGGCGCGGCCGACGCCATCCCCTATGAGAGGGCGTTCGAGAAGGGGTGCGGCCGGGTGCTGGTCATCCTGACCCGGGAGCGGGACTATGTCCGCAAGCCCGAGCAGCTCCAGCCCCTCATCGACCGCTGGTACCGCAAATACCCAAAGTTCTGCGACACCATGCGCCGCCGGGCGGACACCTACAACGCCGCCCGTGAGCGGCTCTTCGCGCTGGAGCGGGAGGGCCGGGTGATGGTGCTCGCGCCAAAGAACACCCGGGGCTTCTCCCGCACGGAGCGGGACGTGGAGAAAATCAAGGCCCTCTGGCAGGACGGATACGACCAGGCGGCGGGCCGCCTGGACGAGATCGCCGCCTTCCTGGGGGAATAA
- a CDS encoding sensor histidine kinase, whose amino-acid sequence MSPAPQSWRRRPVLLGVLLLMLASQISITLFTGEFKISVAIVLLPVLLFLLPDFPVLPTALLAGPGVFLLRSLLQWASAGTLEGCWQAHGPEIFFYLAYGLQFYFYQRRVSFHPFRWVKCLPLMGFDFIANLIELLVRLGAGAFSPPLLLQLLAVGAGRALLSWAAIRALDYYGYQMLRREDTERYQRLLLMTAALKGEVVWMEKGACLVEDTMNAAYQLYSQLRSGGGGPATAETALAIAKDIHEVKKEYFLIMRGISEALDTDTATQGMDLEEIVRVLGRSVEQGARDAGKQVVFTGRCAAPFHTARHHYLMSIFRNLLNNAVEAAPGGSTAHVSLTEYAQGEEYVFEVGDDCGGVPPERLERIFLPGFSSKINYSTGAVNRGLGLTIVRDLIEGKLKGTVAAANRDGGCVFTVRIPKQELEGEAHAVLPD is encoded by the coding sequence ATGTCCCCCGCCCCCCAGTCCTGGCGCAGGCGCCCGGTGCTGCTGGGCGTGCTGCTGCTGATGCTGGCCTCCCAGATCTCAATTACCCTCTTCACCGGCGAATTCAAAATCTCGGTGGCCATCGTCCTGCTGCCCGTGCTGCTCTTCCTCCTGCCCGACTTCCCCGTGCTGCCCACCGCCCTGCTGGCGGGGCCGGGGGTCTTTCTGCTGCGTTCCCTCCTCCAGTGGGCCTCCGCCGGCACGCTGGAGGGCTGCTGGCAGGCCCACGGGCCGGAGATCTTCTTCTACCTGGCCTACGGCCTGCAATTCTATTTCTACCAGCGGCGCGTCTCCTTCCACCCCTTCCGCTGGGTCAAGTGCCTGCCCCTGATGGGCTTCGATTTCATCGCCAACCTCATTGAACTGCTGGTACGCCTGGGCGCGGGGGCCTTCTCCCCGCCCCTGCTGCTCCAGCTCCTGGCGGTGGGGGCGGGGCGGGCGCTGCTGTCCTGGGCCGCTATCCGGGCCCTGGACTACTACGGCTACCAGATGCTGCGCCGGGAGGACACCGAGCGCTACCAGCGCCTGCTGCTGATGACCGCCGCCCTCAAGGGCGAGGTGGTGTGGATGGAGAAGGGGGCCTGCCTGGTGGAGGACACCATGAACGCCGCCTACCAGCTCTACAGCCAGCTGCGCAGCGGCGGGGGCGGCCCCGCCACCGCCGAGACCGCCCTGGCCATCGCCAAGGACATCCACGAGGTGAAGAAGGAGTATTTCCTCATTATGCGGGGCATCTCCGAGGCGCTGGACACCGACACGGCCACCCAGGGCATGGATCTGGAGGAGATCGTCCGCGTTCTGGGCCGGAGCGTGGAGCAGGGTGCCCGGGACGCGGGGAAGCAGGTGGTCTTCACGGGCCGGTGCGCCGCGCCCTTCCACACCGCGCGGCACCACTACCTGATGTCCATCTTCCGCAACCTGCTCAACAACGCGGTGGAGGCCGCGCCCGGCGGGAGCACGGCCCACGTCTCGCTCACCGAGTACGCCCAGGGGGAGGAATATGTGTTTGAGGTGGGGGACGACTGCGGCGGCGTCCCCCCCGAGCGGCTGGAGCGGATATTCCTCCCCGGCTTCTCCAGCAAAATCAACTACAGCACCGGAGCGGTCAACCGGGGCCTGGGCCTGACCATCGTCAGGGATCTGATCGAGGGCAAGCTGAAGGGCACCGTGGCCGCCGCCAACCGGGACGGGGGCTGCGTCTTTACCGTGCGCATCCCAAAACAGGAACTGGAGGGAGAGGCCCATGCGGTTTTACCTGATTGA
- a CDS encoding 4-alpha-glucanotransferase translates to MKRESGILLPVSALPGPYGVGTLGREALRFVDFLAAAGQSYWQLLPLVPPGDGNSPYMSPSSFAGNPLFLDLDALAADGLLTEQELTDARCQNPDRVDYPAVRASRAALLRRAWARGRDKYAAELAKFLDEEADWLPDYAFFMALHEHWDGLPLSAWPAGVRSRDPQALSQLREELAQEAEYHAFLQLLFFRQWKRVKDYANGRGVSIIGDLPIYVSPDSAEVWAHPELFLLDGDFVPTAVAGVPPDAFSATGQHWGNPLYDWKAHAADGFAWWRRRGEHMAKLCDVVRIDHFRAFHTYWSIPADAETAMEGHWEPGPGMALVDVLRSVPGLSLIAEDLGDLDDEVRAFLKESGLPGMKVLVYAFDPVGESAYLPHNCPVNSIMYTGTHDTPTFVQWLFDEAGGAERDYASDYLRLRADEGFGWGAVCGAWASPSRLAVAPLQDLLGLGKDARINHPGTTGDHNWSWRVREDALNSDVSGRLGRITRTYRRERR, encoded by the coding sequence ATGAAGCGCGAAAGCGGCATCCTCCTCCCCGTCTCCGCCCTGCCGGGGCCCTACGGCGTCGGCACCCTGGGACGCGAGGCGCTGCGCTTTGTGGATTTTCTGGCCGCGGCGGGGCAGAGCTACTGGCAGCTGCTCCCCCTGGTTCCCCCCGGCGACGGCAACTCGCCCTACATGTCCCCCTCCTCCTTCGCGGGCAACCCCCTCTTCCTGGACCTGGACGCCCTGGCGGCGGACGGGCTGCTGACGGAGCAGGAGCTCACGGACGCCCGGTGCCAGAACCCCGACCGGGTGGATTACCCCGCCGTGCGCGCCTCCCGCGCCGCTCTGCTGCGCCGGGCCTGGGCGCGGGGCCGGGATAAATACGCCGCTGAGCTGGCGAAGTTCCTGGACGAGGAGGCCGACTGGCTGCCCGACTACGCCTTTTTCATGGCCCTGCACGAGCACTGGGACGGCCTGCCCCTGAGCGCCTGGCCCGCCGGCGTGCGCTCCCGGGACCCCCAGGCCCTGTCCCAGCTCCGGGAGGAGCTGGCCCAGGAGGCGGAGTACCACGCCTTCCTCCAGTTGCTTTTCTTCCGGCAGTGGAAGCGGGTGAAGGACTACGCCAACGGCCGCGGCGTCTCCATCATCGGGGATCTGCCCATCTACGTCTCCCCCGACTCCGCCGAGGTGTGGGCCCACCCGGAGCTCTTCCTCCTGGACGGCGACTTTGTGCCCACGGCGGTGGCCGGGGTGCCGCCCGACGCCTTCTCCGCCACCGGCCAGCACTGGGGCAATCCCCTCTACGACTGGAAGGCCCACGCCGCCGACGGCTTCGCCTGGTGGCGGCGGCGGGGGGAGCACATGGCGAAGCTGTGCGACGTGGTGCGCATCGACCACTTCCGCGCGTTCCACACCTACTGGTCCATCCCCGCCGACGCGGAGACCGCCATGGAGGGCCACTGGGAGCCAGGCCCCGGCATGGCCCTGGTGGACGTGCTCCGCTCCGTCCCCGGCCTGTCCCTCATCGCCGAGGACCTGGGGGATCTGGACGACGAGGTGCGCGCCTTTTTAAAGGAGAGCGGCCTGCCCGGCATGAAGGTGCTGGTCTACGCCTTCGACCCCGTGGGCGAGAGCGCCTACCTGCCCCACAACTGCCCGGTGAACTCCATCATGTACACCGGCACCCACGACACCCCCACCTTCGTGCAGTGGCTCTTTGACGAGGCCGGCGGAGCGGAGCGGGACTACGCCTCCGACTACCTGCGCCTGCGCGCCGACGAGGGCTTCGGCTGGGGCGCGGTGTGCGGGGCCTGGGCCTCCCCCTCCCGGCTGGCGGTGGCCCCCCTCCAGGATCTGCTGGGCCTGGGGAAGGACGCGCGGATCAACCACCCCGGCACCACTGGGGATCACAACTGGAGCTGGCGGGTGCGCGAGGACGCCCTGAACAGCGACGTGTCCGGCCGCCTGGGCCGGATCACCCGCACCTACCGCAGGGAGCGGCGGTGA
- a CDS encoding oxidoreductase has product MNYELNFKDKVVLVTGGSRGLGRAIAEGFAAQGGRVVLCARNAEKLAETKGAIEAAGGRCGVVQADLSKDEDLKRMLDEVAAQYGRLDILVNNAGVGHIIPSTEVTDEQWRTVLHTNLDVPFRLSVEVAKRFFLPQGGGKIVNTDSMGGWTGIPCGAAYSASKGGLLNLTRSLATEWAKANIQVNCICPGYVETELIGPAMANEQWMRLVQIRTPMARLGKAEEVVGAALFLASDLASFITGTYIHIDGGAYAAGF; this is encoded by the coding sequence ATGAACTATGAGTTGAATTTTAAGGATAAGGTCGTTCTGGTCACCGGCGGCAGCCGGGGCCTGGGCCGCGCCATCGCCGAGGGCTTCGCCGCCCAGGGCGGCAGGGTGGTGCTGTGTGCCCGCAACGCGGAGAAGCTGGCCGAGACCAAGGGCGCTATCGAGGCCGCCGGCGGCCGCTGCGGCGTGGTGCAGGCGGACCTGTCCAAGGACGAGGACCTCAAGCGTATGCTGGACGAGGTGGCCGCCCAGTACGGCCGGCTGGACATTCTGGTGAATAACGCCGGGGTGGGCCACATCATCCCCTCCACCGAGGTCACCGACGAGCAGTGGCGCACCGTGCTGCACACCAACCTGGACGTGCCCTTCCGCCTGTCTGTGGAGGTGGCAAAGCGCTTCTTCCTGCCCCAGGGCGGCGGCAAGATCGTCAACACCGACTCCATGGGCGGCTGGACCGGCATTCCCTGCGGCGCGGCCTACAGCGCCAGCAAGGGCGGCCTGCTCAACCTGACCCGCTCCCTGGCCACCGAGTGGGCCAAGGCCAACATCCAGGTCAACTGCATCTGCCCCGGCTACGTGGAGACCGAGCTCATCGGGCCCGCCATGGCCAACGAGCAGTGGATGCGCCTGGTGCAGATCCGCACCCCCATGGCCCGCCTGGGCAAGGCGGAGGAGGTGGTGGGCGCGGCCCTCTTCCTGGCCTCCGACCTGGCCAGTTTTATCACCGGCACCTACATCCACATCGACGGCGGGGCCTACGCCGCCGGGTTCTAG
- a CDS encoding ATP-dependent Clp protease ATP-binding subunit ClpC has translation MSETSFTERAQAALRLAQESSAELGHGYVGSEHLLLGLAREGRGVAARVLAGQGLDGETLKSSIARMVGVGAPGGRPSQGLTPRCKRVIELSLSEAARMGSSYVGTEHLLMGILREGDGVAVRVIAANGLEPRRLYGDVVSAMGGELPPPFRSGGRAKGERDYAASGDSKLLDQFSRDLTRMAAGGLLDPVIGRDEEIRRVIQILSRRQKNNPALIGEPGVGKTAVAEGLARRIVAGEVPDDLRNKRLLSLDLSSMIAGTKYRGEFEERVKNILSEIRRVGDIIVFIDELHTIVGAGSAEGAIDAANIIKPALGRGELQVIGATTTDEYRRYIEKDAALERRFQPVVVAEPDKETAVAILRGVRDRYEAHHKLRITDEAIGAAVDLSARYIADRRLPDKAIDLIDEAASRVRMERLSTPPDLRVLEDKVENARREKEDAIRSQDFEKAAMLRDAEEDFRRELEREKTLWRSGQNAGAVGPEDVAAVVSGWTGVPVTTLTQAESRRLLNLEQELHRRVVGQEEAVKAVAKAVRRGRVGLKEPGRPTGAFLFLGPTGVGKTELCKALAAALFGSEEALLRFDMSEYMERHTISRLLGSPPGYVGHEEGGQLTEKVRRRPYSVVLFDEIEKAHEDVWGILLQIMEDGIATDAQGRKTDFRNTVIVMTSNVGAKRITAKGGRLGFAPAADAPRETRPQAELRAAVLEDLKKVFRPEFLNRLDEIIVFQQLDRVQIQSIARRMLEGVGQRLEKLGVPLRFTDKAVEALADKGFDPDYGARPLRRAIRAQVEDAAAEQLLSGALGEGSAALVDVGEDGLTVRGEKISGNLLPGTPSKELSADNQTTE, from the coding sequence ATGAGCGAGACCAGTTTTACCGAGCGGGCCCAGGCCGCGCTGCGGCTGGCCCAGGAGAGCTCCGCCGAGCTGGGGCACGGCTACGTGGGCAGCGAGCACCTGCTGCTGGGCCTGGCCCGGGAGGGCCGGGGCGTGGCCGCCCGGGTGCTGGCCGGGCAGGGGCTGGACGGCGAGACCCTCAAGTCCTCCATCGCCCGCATGGTGGGGGTGGGGGCGCCGGGCGGACGGCCCTCCCAGGGCCTGACCCCCCGGTGCAAGCGGGTCATCGAGCTCTCCCTCAGCGAGGCCGCCCGCATGGGCTCGAGCTACGTGGGCACCGAGCACCTGCTGATGGGCATCCTCCGGGAGGGGGACGGGGTGGCGGTGCGGGTCATCGCCGCCAACGGGCTGGAGCCGCGCCGCCTCTACGGCGACGTGGTCTCCGCCATGGGGGGCGAGCTCCCGCCCCCCTTCCGCAGCGGAGGCCGGGCCAAGGGGGAGCGGGACTACGCCGCCTCCGGCGACAGCAAGCTGCTGGACCAGTTCTCCCGGGATCTGACCCGGATGGCGGCGGGCGGCCTGCTGGACCCGGTCATCGGCCGGGACGAGGAGATCCGCCGGGTCATCCAGATCCTCTCCCGGCGGCAGAAGAACAACCCCGCGCTGATCGGCGAGCCCGGCGTGGGCAAGACCGCCGTGGCCGAGGGGCTGGCCCGGCGCATCGTGGCCGGGGAGGTCCCCGACGATCTGCGCAACAAGCGGCTGCTGTCCCTGGACCTGTCCTCCATGATCGCGGGCACCAAGTACCGGGGCGAATTTGAGGAGCGGGTCAAGAACATCCTCAGCGAGATCCGCCGCGTGGGCGACATCATTGTCTTTATCGACGAGCTGCACACCATTGTGGGCGCAGGCTCGGCGGAGGGGGCCATCGACGCGGCCAACATCATCAAGCCCGCCCTGGGCCGGGGGGAGCTCCAGGTCATCGGGGCCACCACCACCGACGAGTACCGCCGCTATATCGAGAAGGACGCCGCCCTGGAGCGGCGCTTCCAGCCCGTGGTGGTGGCTGAGCCCGACAAGGAGACCGCCGTGGCCATCCTCCGGGGCGTGCGGGACCGCTACGAGGCCCACCACAAGCTGCGCATCACCGACGAGGCCATCGGGGCCGCCGTGGACCTCTCCGCCCGGTATATCGCCGACCGCCGCCTGCCCGACAAGGCCATCGACCTCATCGACGAGGCGGCCTCCCGGGTGCGGATGGAGCGGCTGTCCACGCCGCCGGACCTGCGGGTGCTGGAGGACAAGGTGGAGAACGCCCGCCGGGAGAAGGAGGACGCCATCCGCAGCCAGGACTTCGAGAAGGCCGCCATGCTGCGGGACGCGGAGGAGGACTTCCGGCGGGAGCTGGAGCGGGAAAAGACCCTCTGGCGCTCCGGGCAGAACGCCGGGGCGGTGGGGCCGGAGGACGTGGCCGCCGTGGTCTCCGGCTGGACGGGGGTGCCCGTCACCACCCTGACCCAGGCCGAGAGCCGCCGCCTGCTGAACCTGGAGCAGGAGCTCCACCGCCGGGTGGTGGGCCAGGAGGAGGCGGTCAAGGCCGTCGCCAAGGCCGTCCGCCGGGGCCGGGTGGGCCTGAAGGAGCCGGGTCGGCCCACGGGGGCCTTCCTCTTCCTGGGCCCCACCGGCGTGGGCAAGACCGAGCTGTGCAAGGCCCTGGCCGCCGCCCTCTTCGGCAGCGAGGAGGCCCTGCTGCGCTTCGATATGTCGGAGTATATGGAGCGGCACACCATCTCCCGCCTGCTGGGCTCCCCCCCGGGCTACGTGGGCCACGAGGAGGGCGGCCAGCTCACCGAGAAGGTCCGCCGCCGCCCCTACTCGGTGGTGCTCTTCGACGAGATTGAGAAGGCCCACGAGGACGTGTGGGGCATCCTGCTCCAGATCATGGAGGACGGCATCGCCACCGACGCCCAGGGCCGCAAGACCGACTTCCGCAACACGGTCATCGTCATGACCTCCAACGTGGGGGCCAAGCGGATCACCGCCAAGGGCGGACGGCTGGGCTTCGCCCCCGCCGCCGACGCCCCCCGGGAGACCCGCCCCCAGGCCGAGCTGCGCGCCGCCGTGCTGGAGGATCTGAAAAAAGTGTTCCGGCCCGAATTTTTAAACCGCCTGGACGAGATCATCGTCTTTCAGCAGCTGGACCGGGTGCAGATCCAGTCCATCGCCCGGCGGATGCTGGAGGGCGTGGGGCAGCGGCTGGAGAAGCTGGGGGTGCCCCTGCGCTTCACCGACAAGGCGGTGGAGGCGCTGGCGGACAAGGGCTTCGACCCCGACTACGGGGCCCGGCCCCTGCGCCGGGCCATCCGCGCCCAGGTGGAGGACGCGGCCGCCGAGCAGCTGCTCTCCGGCGCGCTGGGCGAGGGCAGCGCCGCCCTGGTGGACGTGGGTGAGGATGGCCTCACCGTGCGGGGTGAAAAAATTTCCGGGAACCTTTTGCCGGGAACGCCGTCAAAGGAACTGTCTGCGGACAACCAAACCACCGAATAG
- a CDS encoding ferredoxin has translation MAYVISSDCVSCGACAGACPVSAIKEGDEHYEIDAGTCIDCGSCADTCPTGAISQG, from the coding sequence TTGGCATATGTGATTAGCAGCGATTGCGTCAGCTGCGGCGCTTGCGCCGGCGCTTGCCCCGTTTCCGCCATCAAGGAGGGGGACGAGCATTACGAGATCGACGCGGGTACCTGCATCGACTGCGGCTCCTGCGCCGACACCTGCCCCACCGGAGCTATCTCCCAGGGCTAA
- a CDS encoding branched-chain amino acid transport system carrier protein, with amino-acid sequence MRQLRGRNLLFIGFTLFSMFFGAGNLIFPPFLGAQAGTNTWFAFAGFALSAIGFPILGVVAVARSGGLGSLAGRVHPRFAAVFTLLIYLSIGPCLAIPRTASTSFEMAVTPFLNPGGPAGALRLGYSAAFFGAALLLALKPEKLTDRLGKILCPCLLLLIAAVFAGCVIHPVGGYGGVGEVYAANPAVRGFLDGYQTMDTIAALNFGIVIALNIRAKGVEEEGAVVRGTIRAGWVAGAVLLAVYAMLAHIGALSGAAFPGAGNGAQTLTRLVAALFGPWGSVILAAIFVIACLNTCVGLISCCSTYFHGLAPRLSYRGWAVVFALFSMVVSNAGLDAILKVSVPVLNAIYPVAIVLILLSLFPPLAGTRLVYPTAVGVTGVFSVLYALVGAGAPLAVLERIPLAGMGLGWVIPAALGVGAGLALDRLGRTG; translated from the coding sequence ATGCGGCAGCTCAGAGGCAGGAACCTTCTTTTTATCGGCTTCACTCTGTTTTCTATGTTTTTTGGGGCGGGAAACCTGATTTTTCCGCCCTTTTTGGGCGCGCAGGCGGGGACGAACACCTGGTTCGCCTTCGCGGGCTTCGCCCTGTCCGCCATCGGCTTCCCCATCCTGGGGGTGGTGGCGGTGGCCCGCTCCGGCGGGCTGGGCAGCCTGGCGGGCCGGGTGCACCCCCGCTTTGCGGCGGTGTTCACCCTGCTCATCTACCTGTCCATCGGCCCCTGCCTGGCCATCCCCAGGACGGCCAGCACCTCCTTCGAGATGGCGGTCACCCCGTTCCTGAACCCCGGCGGGCCGGCGGGGGCCCTCCGGCTGGGCTACTCCGCGGCCTTCTTCGGCGCGGCGCTGCTGCTGGCCCTGAAGCCTGAGAAGCTCACCGACCGGCTGGGCAAGATCCTCTGCCCCTGCCTGCTGCTGCTGATTGCGGCCGTCTTTGCGGGGTGCGTCATCCACCCAGTGGGGGGCTACGGCGGGGTGGGGGAGGTCTACGCCGCCAACCCCGCCGTCCGGGGCTTCCTGGACGGCTACCAGACCATGGACACCATCGCCGCCCTCAACTTCGGCATTGTGATCGCCCTCAACATCCGGGCCAAGGGGGTGGAGGAGGAGGGGGCCGTGGTGCGGGGCACCATCCGGGCGGGCTGGGTGGCCGGGGCGGTGCTGCTGGCCGTGTACGCCATGCTGGCCCATATCGGCGCGCTGTCCGGCGCGGCCTTCCCCGGCGCGGGCAACGGGGCGCAGACACTGACCCGGCTGGTCGCCGCCCTCTTCGGGCCGTGGGGCAGCGTCATACTGGCCGCCATCTTCGTCATCGCCTGCCTCAATACCTGCGTGGGCCTCATCAGCTGCTGCAGCACGTATTTCCACGGCCTCGCGCCCCGGCTGTCCTACCGGGGGTGGGCGGTGGTCTTCGCGCTGTTCAGCATGGTGGTGTCCAACGCCGGGCTGGACGCCATTTTGAAGGTGTCGGTGCCCGTGCTCAACGCCATCTACCCGGTGGCCATCGTGCTGATCCTGCTCTCCCTGTTCCCGCCGCTGGCGGGGACGCGGCTGGTCTACCCCACCGCCGTGGGCGTCACCGGGGTGTTCAGCGTGCTCTACGCCCTGGTGGGCGCGGGGGCGCCCCTGGCCGTGCTGGAGCGCATCCCCCTGGCCGGTATGGGGCTGGGCTGGGTGATACCCGCGGCCCTGGGCGTGGGCGCGGGGCTGGCGCTGGACAGGCTCGGGCGGACCGGGTAG